The Toxorhynchites rutilus septentrionalis strain SRP chromosome 3, ASM2978413v1, whole genome shotgun sequence genome includes a region encoding these proteins:
- the LOC129778413 gene encoding zinc finger CCHC domain-containing protein 10, protein MHLGALKLAKKQKEAKLAAAFPKGIRCQKCLEFGHWSYECKGKRKYVHRSSRTQVLKKNLNKLESKEVMRSDAPKAKKDKYENNHETANSSSSDDSSSSSDSSSDSSSSDSDSSSSSSSESDFSSSSSSNSSDSESDSSSSSSDSDENTTKKKSKTKRKK, encoded by the exons ATGCATCTAGGAGCTTTGAAATtagccaaaaaacaaaa GGAAGCGAAACTAGCTGCAGCATTTCCCAAAGGAATACGGTGTCAGAAATGTCTAGAATTCGGTCATTGGAGCTATGAATGTAAAGGCAAACGAAAGTATGTGCATCGTTCCTCCCGGACACAAGTGCTGAAGAAGAATTTAAATAAACTGGAAAGCAAAGA AGTCATGAGGAGTGACGCCCCAAAAGCCAAGAAGGataaatatgaaaataatcacGAAACAGCAAATAGTAGTAGCAGCGATGATAGCTCATCAAGTTCAGATTCTTCATCTGACTCGAGCTCTAGTGATAGTGATAGTAGTTCGAGCAGCAGTTCTGAAAGTGATTTCAGCAGTAGTAGCAGTAGTAATAGTAGCGATAGTGAATCGGATAGTAGCTCATCTAGTTCAGATTCTGATGAAAACACCacaaaaaagaaatcaaaaaccaaaaggaaaaaatga